In the genome of Tsukamurella paurometabola DSM 20162, the window CCAGCGCGGGCGAGCGTGTCGCGCCACTGCTCCACGTCGGGGTGGGTGGGGGTGAGCGTCGCCGCGAGGGCCCGCTGCTCGGCGCAGAACTGCGGATACGGCCGCACGGGCACCGGCTCGTACGGCGTGCCGGTGCGGGCCGCCGTGTAGCGGGAGAGGATCTCGAAGAAGCTGATCGCCTGCGATACCCCGTCGGTGAACATGTGGTCGGAGCCGACCACCACCTGGAAGTGCGGATCGACCGCATCCGGGCCCGCGTTCTCGATGCCGTTCACGGCGAACGCGAAGGCTGCCCACTCGTGCAGCGTGGGCACCGACTCGATCAGATGGTCCTTGACGGTGCGCTCCGGATGATCCTGCGAACGCGCTGTGACGGCGAGCGAGATTTGCTCGGGCCGCAGCGTCCGGCCGCGTGGTCGAAGATCGGTCGACACCGGGAACGCCGTATGAAAAGTTTCATGTGCGCGCACGAAATCAGTGAAGACCTTCGCAATTGTTTCTGCATCGAATTTATCGTGCACGGTAAAAGAAGTGAATACCAGGCGTCGTACGCAGGACTCACCCTCGATGCCGCTGCGAAGGTGATCGGCCTGGATGAAGGAGGTCTCAACGCCCAGGTCGGGAGCGTTGCGCATGGCCTCGCACGTGTTCGCATCAGGGGCCCAGACGACCCACTCGCCGGTGGGGCACTGCCAGTGTTCCGCGAATCCCGAAATCATGCAGACCACTATCCCTAAAAGCGTAGCCCAGCAAAAGACGTTTGCGCAGTGAGAAATTCGACAATTCTCGGGGTGGTGTTTTCAGGTTCGGCGGCTATCATGCACATTAGTCAACGAAAATATCTTGAACCGGCAGTGTTCGGGCGTTGAATTCGCAAAAGAAACGATCTGTCGCAGTGGTTTGCCGAATGTCGGAATTTTGCATGCTTAGAATGAAGGCGTGAGCAGGCCGAAGCTGGGTGCGCCCTTCAGTCGCTGGTGGTACGCGTGGTTCGCGGTAGTGGCCGTGATGATGGTGAGCAGCGTGCAGGATCGTCGATGGGCCACGGCCGTGCTGTGGCTCGCGATCCTGGCGGCCGCGACATCGGAGATCGCCAGATCGCTGCGTCAGCGGAATCTCGCCTTCGGAATCGCTGGGATTCTGGGCGTTGTGGCGGCCCTTCTCGGGTACGCCGAGCGCGATTGGCTCGCGGTCGGACTGGGCGCGATGATCGCCGTCGTCCTGGTCGCCTTCCTGCCGAAGATCCGTCACGATGTCCCCACATGTCGCGTCCGTACCGAAGAACTGGTCGGGCGGACCGTCGCCGACGCCACCCATCTGTTGGGCTTCGATGACCGGCGCCAGCCGGCGGGGCTGTCCGGCCCGGAGTTGGTTCCGATGCCGCCGGGCGAGCAGGACCTGGGCGACCCGGAGCTCATCGTGACTGCCGTGACGGTCGTGGTCGATGCCGGGACGCAGGCGCAGATCGACGCCGCGACCATCACGTTCGGCGTCGCCGATTCGGACGATCCCGCCATCCCCGCGGCGGGGAGCGCGACGAGCCTCGCGCTCACCAAGAGCGAGGCGCAGGATCGGCTGGTCGGCATCGTCGGCGGCGGGCCCGCGGACATCAGGCCGCGACGGTTCCCAGGTTCTTGACACCAACTCGACTCGGAAAAGTCACAATTCACGTTGTAGAATTCGTGCCGTGACCAGGATCGAGATGGGACCGCCGCCGAATCGGTGGGGCGCCGTCCTCGCGATCGCTTACGGCCCGGGGAGCGCCGCCGTGCAGGCCTATGCCGGGAACTGGACCCTCGCCGCTTTCGTCCTCGCCGTGTCGGCGGGTATCGCCGCGTTCGGCGCACCGTCGCGCCGGTGGGAGACCACGCTGACCTGCGCGATGGTCATCGGCTTCGCAGCAATGGCCGCGAGCGGCTTCTCCCGCGGGCAGACATTCAGCGTGATCATCGGCTCCGTGCTCGCGGTGGTCGTATCGCTCACCTGCTGGCATCGCCGCTGGAAGGCGGCGGACTGCCGGGTGCGCACCGAGGAACTCGTCGGGCTCACGGTGACGCAGGCGAGCGGTCTTCTCGGATTCGCGGCCGGACGGCAGCCCGACGGGCTTCGCGATCCGGAGCTCGTCGCCGTCCCCGCAGCCGAATTGGACCTCTCCGAACCGTCTCTGATCGTGACCTCCGTGGTGGTCGACCCGACCGGGCCCGCGCTCACCTTCGGGGTCGCCGACGGTGCCGGCCTCGCGCTCGGGCGCGCCGCGCGCGGCGAGTACCAGCGCGAACTCAGCGCGCGAGTCGGCGGCTTTCCTGCCGATATCCGTCCCCTCCGCTGGCCCGGATCAACCGGCGCACGATCGATGTCGACTGTCGGCGGTGTGGCGGACGGCTCCCGTCCCGAGCTGCAGCCGTGACACCGGGACGGAGCACGGTCGGAACACCCAGTGGGCGGGGGATGAGCCTGGCCGCGCTCATGATGCTTCCGGCGATCGCGCTGCAGGCGGCAGCCGGAAACTGGGACCTCATGTTGCTGACCTTGGGCGCTGCCTTGGCCCTCCTGCTGGCGGACGTTCGGTCGGCGATGCGGTGGCACGTGCTGCGATGGACCGCGGTTGTGTCGGGCATCGCGGGAGCCGCACTCATGATGGCGAACGGAAGTCGAATCTTCGTGTTCGGCGCTGCTGTCTCGCTCCTGCTCTGGGGGAGGTTGGCGTTGATCAGGCAGAGTGGCGCGAACCGATCCGCCTTCCCTTCTGAGGACCTCGTCGGCCTCACGGTGGCGGAGGCGAAGGGCCGCATCGGATTCGACGATGATCGTGCGCCGCACGGCCTGGAGGAACCGACCCTGGTCGCCGTTCCCGCCGCGGACATCGACCTACAGTCACCGTCGTTGATCGTGACCGGCGTGGTGGTCGACGATCGCGAGGGGATCATGACCTTCGGTGTCACCGAACCGGATCGGCTCTCCGCGGACCTCGACCGCGATGACCTCCAGCGGCAACTCGTCGACCAGGTGGGTGGCTGCCCCGCCGATATCCTGCCGCTGGCGAAGCCTGACCCGCTGTCGAAGTACCGCCCCCGCGCGATGTGACCGCTCGTCCCCCGCGCCGCACCGATTCCCCCACAATGCGCTTCGTCCCCCTTGGCAGGCGCAAACTCCGATGGGGGAGGAAACGCGCAGCAGGGGAGTCGGCGTGTGGTGTGGGACGAATCGGGCAAGGGGGATGCTCAGGTGAGCTCGCGACCCCGTCGGGCGACGAGAAGGCCTGCGCCACCGACCATCAGCCCCAGCCACACGATGTGCGCCGTCCAGGCGCCACCGCGTTGGAGCCGCGACGGTGCATCCACCGTGGCGATCCGACCCGGTACCCGGTACAACCGCAATGCCGGCGTCTGCGCAACCGGCGACAATCCGGGCAGCGGCACCGCAGGGAAGGCCTGTGCACCATCGATGACCACCGCCTCCACCAGGACCCACCCCACACCGAGAACGGCCAGCCGCCCGGCCAACTCCGGTCCGCCCGCGGCCAGCGCATCCTCGGCCGCCGCCGCCGCCCCGGGCACCCGATCGATCGCCCGCCCGCCGACGCGCAGCTCGCCGGTCTGCAACACCGGTGCTCGCAGCATCCGCGGCGCCGGATCAAGAGCCGGCGCCGCCGGACCGTAGGCGAAGGTGCGGAACATCCCCGGCGGTAGGACCGCGACGGCGCCCTGGTCCGCGGGAACCTCCGCGGCGATCTGGCGCCACGACGCCGGGTAGCTCGTGGGCGTCAGTGCGCCGCCCACGCCCCACACCAGCCCGGGCAGCACCGCCACCGGGATCACCACAGCCGCGACGGTGGCACCCGGCCGCGCCACCGCGGGCACCGCCCCGACCAGTGCCGCCGCGCACGTCGCGTACAGCGGCACGGCCAGCGCCACCCACTTCTGCCCGTCTCGCAGCAGTCCGCTGCCGGGGATCGCCTGCACCAGATGCTCGAGGAACGCCACTCCCGGACCCGTCGCCGCCAGCGTCGGCAGCACCACCGCGGCCAGCGCGAGGAGCGCGAGGCGCCCGAGCGGCGGGTGTGTGCGTACCGACCGCAGCACCAGCGCCCCACCGGCCAGCAGGACGACGAAGAACACGGTCCAGAGCCACGGCGCACCGTCGGGCACGGCCTGGCTGTTCCAGATGCCCCCGAGCCCGAGCAGCGATCCGAAAGTGCCGAGTCCCGGCTCCGCCCGGGCCGCGAACACACTGATGCTCGCGGGGTCGGCCCGCACCCCGGTGCCCGACACCAGCGACGGGTACAGCCACGGCACCGCCGCCAGCACGAACAGCCCCAACAGAACCGCCCATCGCCGCGGCGCCACGACCAGTCCCGCGATCACCGCGAACACCGCGCCCGTGGGGGTGAGGCCGCCGGCGGCGAGGGCCGCGGCGAAACCTCCGGCCTGCCGCCATCCGGTCAGCCGGAGGCCTGCCACCACCATCCAGCCGATCGCGGCGTAACCGGCCAACAGGCTCCAGTGCCCCTGCAACAGCCGCTCGGCGACGAACGGATTCCACAGCGCCACCGTCGCCGCCGCGAGCCCGCCGCCGAGGCCGGCGGGGCGGCCCACCGCCGACAGCACGGCGAGGGCGCAGCGGCCGAAGCCCCAGCCCGCCGCCACCAGTGCCATGAACAGCAACACGGTGACCAGCACGCCACCGTCGACCACGTGCGAGCCGAGCGCGACCAGCCAGTCCTGCGGGGTGGCGCGAGCGGCGTTCCCACCGAGCCCGAGTGCGGCATCGGTGACATACGACCGCGGCGTAGAGACGGCATCGCGCAGCAGCAGGTACCGGCCGGCTGTCGCCAGTGGTCCCAGGATCACGAACGCCAGGACCGCAGACCAGGCGGCCAGCGCCGCGTCGCGCGATCTCATCGGAGAAGAGCCTACTGACACAATGGCCGGGTGAGTGGGTTGGCACTGGTCACTGTGGGCTCGATGCTGGCCAACCTGTGCTCATATCTGGTGCACCTGCCCGCGAGCCGCTGGCTCGGCCCTGCCGCCTACGGCGAGTTCGCCTCACTGCTGCAGCTCTCGCTCATCCTCGCCGTGCCCGCCCTGGCGCTGCAAACCGTCGTCGCACGGCAGGTGGTCCGGGGCGCCGGGGCCGAGCAGATGCGTCGCCTGGGGTATCGGGTCGCGATCGGGAGCGCGGTTCTCGCCGCCCTGGCCGCCCCGCTCGCGGCCGCGGGGCTGCACACCAGGGTGGGAACCGCCGCGGCGGCGCTCGCGGCGGCTCCCGCGCTCGTGCTGCTCGCCGTCGAGCAGGGCCTACTGCAGGGTGAGCGACGATTCCGCCGCCTCGCGCTGCTGCTCGGCGTGGCCGGCCTCGGCAAACTCGTCTTCACCGTGCCCGGCCTGCTGTGGGGAGTGGGGCCGGCGCTACTCGGCACCACGGTCGGCGCGCTGGTCGCCGCCGCACTCGGTCGCGCCCTGGCGGGCAACCCGGCGGGACACGACGCAGAGGCCGACGCAGGTGTCCGCGCCGTTCTGGGAGCCAGTTCGGTGCAATTGGTGCTCGTGGTGTTCGCCTCGCTCGACCTGCTGCTCTCGCGCCCGGTGCTCGGCGCTACGGCGGCCGGTACGTACGCGCTCGGCGCGGTCGCCGCGAAGATCGCCTTCTGGCTGCCGCAGGCCGTGGGCGTGGTCTTCTTCCCGCAGCTCGCCACACCGGAGCGGTCCCGATCGGCACTGCGAATCGTCATCGCGCTGTTGTCCGGCCTGGGCGTGCTGTGCGTGGCCGCGGCCGCCATCGCCGCCCCGCTGGCCACCCTTCTCGCTGGCGAGGAGTACCGCGCCGTGCAGGGCTGGCTGTGGCTGTTCGCCGCGCAGGGCGCTCTGCTGGCGCTGCTGCAGGGCCTGCTGCTCTACAGCATCGCCACCGAGCGCACGCGGATGTCGGCGCTGGCCTGGGTGATCCTCGCGGTGGAGGCGGCGGTACTGCTGACGGTGCCGCACACCGTCGGAGAAATGATCACCGCCGCGGCGCTGTGTGCGGCCGCGGCGGTGATGGTGGTCGGACTGGTGACCGGCGTCAGTGCTGGTCGCGATTCCTCAGATCGATCGCCTCGGTCTGCGACTCGTCCGGCTTCGGCTGGGCGTTGAACGCCTCCGTCACCGGCTCGTCGTCGGTCGGCGCCGCGGCCGTCGCATCGTCGTCCAGCGGCAGCGTGGGGGCTGCGCCGTCGTCGGACCGGCGACCGCCGCCGTTGCCACCCGGTGCGGTACGGCCCTGGAACAGCGCGAAGCCGCCCAGGCCCAGGGCGATCAGGCCCAGTACGCCACCGGCGATCGGCACCACGGTCTTCGCGACGGCGAGCTTATTCTGCTCCGACTTCGCGGCCTCGGCCTGCGACCGCACGGTGTCGTCGACCCAGCGCTGCTGCGCATCGAAGACGTCCATCTTGAAGTCGCGGACCGGCTTCGGGGTGTTCGGGACCACCTGTGCCGGGAGCCGGAACTGCTGCGTGTAGTGCAGCGACTGATCGACGATGATGCCGGTCTTCGGGTCCACCCACAGCTCGACGTCGGTCTTCGCCCAGCGATTGAGGGTGATGTCGTCCTTGGGATCGACGCCGCCGATACCCCACCAACCGGCGGGCATGGTGAGCACGGTGCCGAGTGTCGGATCGTTGCCGTCCCGGACGGTCGACATGTCCACCCAGTCCTGCGAGCCGCGTAGGCGCAGCGTGTTGGTCCCGCTGACCTCCTTCTCCTCGACGAAGTCGAGCGCGACGTTCTTGCGGGTGATCAGGTCGTAGAAGGAGTACTTGCCGTTCTCCTTCGAGGTGTCCGCCGGGAAGCGGTACTGCAGGCCCTTGCGGTCGGCCACCTTGACGGCCGGGGCGCTCTCACCCGGGCTGTACACGGTCTCCGAGGTCTTCCCGGTGGGGGCGCCGGTCTCGCGGTCCAGCGAGACGCGGTCGACCCACGCCTGCACCAGGCCGTCGTCGCACGGGCGCTCGCCCTTGTTCGCGTTCGTCAGCTCCGGATGACGCGGCTCGCCCTTGGTCTTGATCGACGGAATCACCATCGAGCTGCCCGACTGCACGGTCATCGTCGACTTGTCCGACGGGGACTGCACCAGGGTGCGAGTCTGCGTCTTCACCGAGACCTCGTTGACCACGGCGCGCTGCTTGCCGATCGAGCACAGGTCCAGCGACTTCGCCGGGAACTCGGCGTCGGCCTGCGAATCAGCGGGCTTGACCGACTGGGCAACGGTGGTGACGTCCAGATCGAGCGGGATCGTCTTCAGCTTGCCGGCCACGTACGCCGGTCCCGCGATCGCGGAGGTGATCAGCAGCACGCCCAGGAAGATCAGGATCGGACCGATAACGCGTGCGAGCCGGCTGCGGCCTTCCGCCATCGAAAAGTCTCCTCACGGTCTTTGCGCGGGAGCAGGCAGGGTTGCATGCGCCCACGGCGGCACGAGGGTGACGTGCCCCTTTCAAGTACCCGAGCGTAACAGGGGTGAGGGCGGTGACCGGTCTCTCACGCCATGCCCCCGGTAGATTGCGGGAGCGATGACCAGACCCGATACCAGCGACTTCACGATCGCAGCACCGGCCGGTGCTGCCGGTTTCGTGCCTGCTCTCGAAGGTATGCGGGCCTGTGCCGCCGTCACCGTGCTCCTCACCCACACCGCCTTCCAGACCGGTCAGGTGGATGGTTCCGTGATGGGCCGGGTGTGGGGTCGTTTCGATATGGCCGTCGCCGTCTTCTTCGCTTTGTCCGGTTTCCTGTTGTGGCGGGCGCACGCCCGCGCGGCGTGGACGCACACCCCGCGGCCCGACACCGGCCGGTACTACCGGTCCCGGATCGTGCGCATCCTGCCGGCCTATCTCGTGGTGGCCGTGGTCGCTTTGGCGCTGCTGCCGCGCTCGGATCCGCCCTCGGGTTCCACCTGGCTCGCCAACCTCACCCTCACCCAGGTCTTCGTGCCGTTCTCGCTCACCGACGGGCTCACCCAGATGTGGAGTCTGTCGGTGGAGATGGCCTTCTACCTGCTCATGCCGATCGCGGCGCTCGTCCTGCTGCGGATGC includes:
- a CDS encoding DUF3068 domain-containing protein — protein: MAEGRSRLARVIGPILIFLGVLLITSAIAGPAYVAGKLKTIPLDLDVTTVAQSVKPADSQADAEFPAKSLDLCSIGKQRAVVNEVSVKTQTRTLVQSPSDKSTMTVQSGSSMVIPSIKTKGEPRHPELTNANKGERPCDDGLVQAWVDRVSLDRETGAPTGKTSETVYSPGESAPAVKVADRKGLQYRFPADTSKENGKYSFYDLITRKNVALDFVEEKEVSGTNTLRLRGSQDWVDMSTVRDGNDPTLGTVLTMPAGWWGIGGVDPKDDITLNRWAKTDVELWVDPKTGIIVDQSLHYTQQFRLPAQVVPNTPKPVRDFKMDVFDAQQRWVDDTVRSQAEAAKSEQNKLAVAKTVVPIAGGVLGLIALGLGGFALFQGRTAPGGNGGGRRSDDGAAPTLPLDDDATAAAPTDDEPVTEAFNAQPKPDESQTEAIDLRNRDQH
- a CDS encoding condensation domain-containing protein, coding for MISGFAEHWQCPTGEWVVWAPDANTCEAMRNAPDLGVETSFIQADHLRSGIEGESCVRRLVFTSFTVHDKFDAETIAKVFTDFVRAHETFHTAFPVSTDLRPRGRTLRPEQISLAVTARSQDHPERTVKDHLIESVPTLHEWAAFAFAVNGIENAGPDAVDPHFQVVVGSDHMFTDGVSQAISFFEILSRYTAARTGTPYEPVPVRPYPQFCAEQRALAATLTPTHPDVEQWRDTLARAGGMPKFPLPLGLGPGEAAPGKIAVHASFVDAAQAARFGAAAKQAGGNTSSALLAVLGQVHHALTGERLFTMLIPRADRSATGDAMAVGWYVTLVPVQFDASGTFAEATRNAQEALGVARQLDRTPVFPVIDMLANDPGFPVQHGFTSPMLSYIDVTRVPGAELARQHDFSVFANATPSREVFMWINRDESGLDFNAQHPETVEATRAVDTVFRLLRDRIIEVADGVRPHLVATAS